GGCCTTGGTCAGCACACCCTGCGATATCTTCGCGCCCTGCGGCGTGGGGCCGGTGTTGAACGGCCAGAGTGTGATGCAATTGCGCTGTGCGGCGGTGGCGGGGTCGGCGAACAACCAGTTGACCACCTTGCAGGTGGCGGATCAGTTGGAGAGCCGGGGGATCCTGTACGCGCCGGACTACGTGATCAACGCGGGTGGGTTGATCTATGTGGCGTTGACCCACCGTGGGGAAGCCGTGGGCACCATCACCGCGCACCTGGCGCGGATCCCCACGCGGCTGACCGAGGTTTTTGCCCATGCCCAGGCGGAAAAGCGCTCGCCGGCCAGGGTGGCGCAGATGCTGGCGGAAAGATTGTTGTATGGCTGATGGCCCAATCGCCGGGCAAGCCTGCTGCCACGCTGGCCGCCTTGATGAACGAGGGGCGTGGCAGTGGGCTTGCCTGGCGATTTACTCGGCCGCGGCGCCTTCGAGCAGCTCCGACAGTGCATCGGGCTGGCTCTTGAACGCACGGGCGAAGACATCGCGGTTCTTGGCCATGTAGATACCGGCCTCCTCGACCTGTTGCTCGCTCAGCGACGGCACCGCCTTGTGCAGCACCTCGGCCAGGCGCTCGGCCAGCTCGAGCATCTTGTCGTGACGGTCTGCTTCGGCCTTATCCATGAACAGGCGCTCCGGATCGCGGCTGCTGCGGTACACCACTTCGACGGCCATTCATCACCTCTGTGCCTTTTTGGTTGGGTTGGCTAACAACTGTATTTTTATACAGTACAGGCTCAAGCCATCGTCCTGCAACCGCAATGATGGCCTTTTATGCTGAAAAACAGCGTAGCCCACAGGTGCCCTGCGGCAATCGGCCGCCTTCCAAGGCAAGGGCCTGGCCCTTTAACTGCATGCCACAAGACCTTCAGCCGTATCGGGGATATCGAACATCGTGAACATCAAATGGGCAGAAAAACTGCGCAAGGGCCTGCATGGCTCGGCCGACTCGCTGGGCAACCTGTGCGTGGAGGCCTTCCACTACCTGGCGCTGTTCGGCATTGGTGCGATCACCGCCTATGCGGCGGTGGTGACTTTCCTGGACATGCTGGGCAAGGGCGGGGTCAGCGTCGATGACATCCTGCTGCTGTTCATCTACCTGGAGCTGGGGGCGATGGTGGGGATCTACTTCAAGACCAACCACATGCC
The window above is part of the Pseudomonas muyukensis genome. Proteins encoded here:
- a CDS encoding YebG family protein, with translation MAVEVVYRSSRDPERLFMDKAEADRHDKMLELAERLAEVLHKAVPSLSEQQVEEAGIYMAKNRDVFARAFKSQPDALSELLEGAAAE
- a CDS encoding phosphate-starvation-inducible protein PsiE → MNIKWAEKLRKGLHGSADSLGNLCVEAFHYLALFGIGAITAYAAVVTFLDMLGKGGVSVDDILLLFIYLELGAMVGIYFKTNHMPIRFLLYVAITALTRLLIGDVSHHKAPDVGLLYVCGGILLLAFAILVVRYASYRYPSTKALDASGKEVDEGK